A segment of the Siphonobacter curvatus genome:
GAAGTCATGGGGAATGTTCCGCTCCAGCAGTTTGTCGTGCAGATTACAGTTTACCCGATAGAAAAAATCTTCACTTCCGCAGTCAATAATCAGTGCTAGGGAATTTGGCGTCAGCAGATGCACCAGATTGATAACGGTATTCTGCTCCCATTTCTCCGGAGCCTGAGCGTAGGTACCCAGGCGTTTGGCGATATCCCAGTTATTGGGGAAAGGCCGAAAATCGACACCGCCGCTCATACTGCCCGCCACACCAAATACATCCTGGTGCCGAAAAGCCAGATACAACGCTCCGTGACCACCCATACTCAGGCCCGTAATACCCCGGTGCTGACGGTCTTTTAGCGTTTTGTAATGTTCATCGATCCAATTAACTAATTCGGTAGCCACGTATGTTTCGTACTTATACGATGGATCTACGGGGCTATCGAAATACCAGCTAGAAAACTGCCCATCCGGACATACGATGATTTGCTGGTAGGCATCAGCCCATTGCCCGATGGTGGGCATTTTCTTGGCCCAGTCGCTGTAGTTACCGCTGTAGCCATGTAACACGTACACCGTCGGAAAGGCTTTTCCGGCCGTATACGAATCGGGTGTAATGACGACCGCTTTAATCGATTTTTTCATGGAGGCACTGTAGGTATTGACAGTGTCTACTTTGGCGGCTTGGCTATATTCAGCCTTACCAAACCATACACAAAACAGGAGAAGAGTACAAAGGGTACGCATACGAAAAGAAAGAAAAGTTTACGGGACGAATATGCGGAAACTTTTCCGGGCTAGTTCTCCGGTAGTGCCTGATTTTTTCGTGAATGTGTTTGCTCTCCTTAGCTGAGGGAATTGAGGTAAGCAGCCAGTTCGTCCATCGAGAAAATGTAATCAATGACCGTATGCGTAATGGCATGCTGCGGCATAAATGGAGCCTGAGCGGTTTCCGGATGCTGGGCAATGGTCAGTCCACCCGCTTTTTTAATAGCCGTCAGCCCAGCCGTACCGTCAGCATTCGCCCCGGAAAGCAGTACGCCCACCGTTGCCGAACCGAAGGTATCCGCTGCGGATTCGAAGGTTACATCGAGGGAAGGACGACTGTAGTTCACTTTTTCCGAAGCATCCAGGGCAAAGATCCGTTCCTGTTCAATCAGCAGGTGGTAGTCCGCCGGAGCAATGTAAATATTTCCTTTTTCCAGCGTGTCTTTATCTTCTACTTCGCGAATGGGAATCCGGGTTCGAGTAGCAAACAAATCGGCCAGCGTGGAATCCACGGAGCTTTTGCGGTGCAGCACAATGACCAGAGCAAAAGGCATCGGAACCTTCAAATTGGGTAATAACTTCATCAACGCATCAATACTACCCATTGATCCGCCAATGACAACCAGCTTTTGTGAGGGGTTTAGTGAATTTTCCGCCATATTTTCTCTCGGTTCAACTGCCGGTACTGGGCAGCAACGCTTGAAAACTTCAGCGTTTCCTTAGAGCCCAGAGCCAGATATCCCAGCGATCCCAGACTTTCATCAAAGAGGCGTAATACCGTCTCCTGCAAGTCTTTATCGAAGTAGATTAAGACGTTCCGGCAAAGGATTAAATCAAACTCATTGAAGGAGCGATCAGATACTAAATTGTGCGTAGAAAAGATCATCTTTTCACTCAATTCTTCCCTGAATTTCACCTGTCCGTAATGAGCGGTGTAGTAGGAAGAAAAATCCTGAATTCCTCCAGATAAAATGTAATTTTCGGAGTATTGTTTCAAATGCGGTAAAGGAAAAATTCCCTTACGGGCCTTCTCTAGTACCGTTGGATTCAGATCAGTAGCGTATAATAAAGATTTATGCAGAAGATTTAATTCTTTCAGCAAAATAGCCATGGAGTACACCTCTTCGCCCGTTGAACAGCCCGCGTGCCAAATTCGAATAAACGGCTTTGATCCTAAACTGGGCAATACCTCCGTTCGCAGTGTTTTATAAAACTGGGGATCACGGAACATTTCGGTTACATTAACCGTAATTTCCTCCACAAATCGCTGTAAGTAGGTGGGGTCAGATTTGATTCGGTAGCGAAGTTCCGCAAAGCTGGGAAACTTATCTAACGAACACAGCCGCAAGATTCGTCGTTTGAGAGAAGCTTTTGAATAATTCGTAAAATCGTATCCGTATAATTCAAATAAATCACTCAACAAAATAGTTATTTCATCCTCTTCAATCATAGTACTCTATCCGGTTACACCCGATTCAGTAGAGCTAGTAAGCGGTCTACGTCAATCGGTTTAGAAATATATTCCGTCGCTCCGGCACGCAGGCATTTTTCCCGATCTCCTACCATTGCCTGAGCTGTTACGGCAAAAATGGGCGTATTCCGCCGGTGTTCGATCGCCTGTATCAGGGGCATTGCCTCGTATCCATCCATTTCGGGCATCATCATGTCAATTAAAATGGCATCAATGATTTCATCCGTTCGCAGTAAATCCAGAGCCTCCTGAGCACTCACACACGAAAGGCATTCGTAGGATTTGGACCGTAAGGTAGCCGTTAATGCGAAGATATTTTTAGCATCATCATCGATGATCAATACGCGTTTTTTACCCATAGCGAATGCTTCGTTAGAAAACAAAATCGTTCCAGCCGATCCCCTTAAGATCGTTCGTACAACCAGACCCGTAACAGCGACAGCAACTGATCAACATCCACGGGTTTAGTAATGTAATCCGATGCCCCAGCCTGAATACATTTTTCCCGGTCACCCGTCATGGCTTTAGCCGTAACGGCAATGAC
Coding sequences within it:
- a CDS encoding chemotaxis protein CheB, giving the protein MAENSLNPSQKLVVIGGSMGSIDALMKLLPNLKVPMPFALVIVLHRKSSVDSTLADLFATRTRIPIREVEDKDTLEKGNIYIAPADYHLLIEQERIFALDASEKVNYSRPSLDVTFESAADTFGSATVGVLLSGANADGTAGLTAIKKAGGLTIAQHPETAQAPFMPQHAITHTVIDYIFSMDELAAYLNSLS
- a CDS encoding response regulator produces the protein MGKKRVLIIDDDAKNIFALTATLRSKSYECLSCVSAQEALDLLRTDEIIDAILIDMMMPEMDGYEAMPLIQAIEHRRNTPIFAVTAQAMVGDREKCLRAGATEYISKPIDVDRLLALLNRV
- a CDS encoding CheR family methyltransferase; its protein translation is MIEEDEITILLSDLFELYGYDFTNYSKASLKRRILRLCSLDKFPSFAELRYRIKSDPTYLQRFVEEITVNVTEMFRDPQFYKTLRTEVLPSLGSKPFIRIWHAGCSTGEEVYSMAILLKELNLLHKSLLYATDLNPTVLEKARKGIFPLPHLKQYSENYILSGGIQDFSSYYTAHYGQVKFREELSEKMIFSTHNLVSDRSFNEFDLILCRNVLIYFDKDLQETVLRLFDESLGSLGYLALGSKETLKFSSVAAQYRQLNREKIWRKIH
- a CDS encoding alpha/beta hydrolase; the protein is MRTLCTLLLFCVWFGKAEYSQAAKVDTVNTYSASMKKSIKAVVITPDSYTAGKAFPTVYVLHGYSGNYSDWAKKMPTIGQWADAYQQIIVCPDGQFSSWYFDSPVDPSYKYETYVATELVNWIDEHYKTLKDRQHRGITGLSMGGHGALYLAFRHQDVFGVAGSMSGGVDFRPFPNNWDIAKRLGTYAQAPEKWEQNTVINLVHLLTPNSLALIIDCGSEDFFYRVNCNLHDKLLERNIPHDFISRPGGHNWPYWSNALPYQLLYMRTYFDRQK